A window of Aerococcus urinae contains these coding sequences:
- a CDS encoding YebC/PmpR family DNA-binding transcriptional regulator: MSGHNKWSKIKNTKGAEDAKRAKIFQKLSREIYMAVKQGGPDADANPSLRMVMDKAKAANMPKTNIERAIDKGSNTAGGEDYDEVTYEGYGPNGIAVFVETLTDNTNRTLTNVRTIFNRNGGSLGESGSVAYMFDRKGYLAIEREDLDVDEETMFMDAIDAGAEDLQTSDEVFEIYTEANDFGAVRDALEEKGYKLATSELTMVPKTMIDLPEDKKATFETLIEKLEDDDDVQNVYYNTELDA; this comes from the coding sequence GTGTCGGGACATAATAAGTGGAGCAAAATTAAAAATACTAAGGGCGCTGAAGACGCAAAACGCGCTAAGATCTTCCAAAAATTATCGCGTGAAATTTATATGGCGGTAAAACAAGGTGGACCAGATGCGGATGCTAACCCATCACTTCGTATGGTTATGGACAAAGCCAAAGCAGCAAACATGCCTAAGACCAACATTGAACGGGCCATTGATAAAGGTAGTAATACCGCTGGTGGCGAAGATTACGATGAAGTCACCTATGAAGGCTACGGTCCTAATGGAATTGCTGTTTTTGTGGAAACCTTAACCGACAATACCAACCGTACCTTAACCAACGTGCGGACCATCTTTAACCGTAACGGCGGTAGCTTAGGTGAAAGTGGCTCAGTGGCTTATATGTTTGACCGCAAAGGCTATCTCGCCATTGAACGTGAAGACTTAGATGTTGATGAAGAAACCATGTTTATGGACGCCATTGACGCGGGGGCTGAAGACTTACAAACATCTGATGAAGTCTTTGAAATTTATACCGAGGCCAATGATTTTGGAGCTGTTCGTGACGCCTTGGAAGAAAAAGGCTATAAACTTGCCACTTCTGAATTAACCATGGTACCAAAAACCATGATTGACCTCCCTGAAGACAAGAAAGCCACCTTTGAAACTCTTATTGAAAAATTAGAAGACGACGATGACGTCCAAAACGTCTATTATAACACCGAACTAGACGCGTAA
- a CDS encoding ABC transporter ATP-binding protein has product MPVETSKRLVQYIKTFPGYFVGILVASTLAVLFQILIPIQIGRSVNLLVAAGAVDFSALGRAIGLLILLALSAALASYLQNDLASRLSYRISHQLRQEVFYKIQSLPLSYLDQHAYGDIVSRAINDVDYLSNGLLQSFTSLFSGLATIVGIIIMMLSLNAKIGLIVIVLTPISVLVSSLIANRTYRYFQEQVALRGELGAYMDEMANNQYLVKSFTYEERSQERFDAINQRLHESGVISQFYGALINPTARLLNAMVYAAVGLYGAFAVVNGQLTVGLYSSFLTYANQYTQPFNEISAVINEMQTALAAAQRIFDFLNQADAESEGDPVVLSDCQGQVTIQDLYFSYDPNHPLIEDFTCHVKAGDTVAIVGPTGAGKTTLINLLMRFYEPDAGQILIDNIDTQDMPRNQVRQLFGMVLQDAWIFQGTVAENIAYGKAEASQEEIIQAAQAASLHRLIEQMPEGYNTILEEGGANISTGQKQLICIARILLTDPDMLILDEATSSIDTVTEQAVQAAFDKLMEGRTSFVVAHRLSTIQEADTILVLDQGQVVEQGRHEELLDKHGFYYNLYNSQFDRQT; this is encoded by the coding sequence ATGCCAGTTGAAACCAGTAAACGCCTAGTTCAATATATAAAAACCTTCCCTGGCTATTTTGTGGGGATCTTAGTGGCTTCGACCCTAGCCGTACTTTTTCAAATTCTGATTCCAATTCAAATTGGTCGGTCAGTGAATTTATTAGTTGCGGCCGGGGCGGTAGATTTCTCCGCTTTGGGACGAGCTATTGGGCTGCTCATTCTCTTAGCACTTTCAGCGGCCTTGGCTTCTTACCTACAAAATGACCTAGCCAGCCGCTTATCCTATCGAATCTCTCACCAATTACGGCAAGAGGTCTTCTATAAAATTCAATCACTTCCCTTGTCTTATTTGGATCAGCATGCCTATGGGGATATTGTTAGCCGGGCTATTAACGATGTTGATTACCTCAGTAATGGCCTCTTGCAAAGTTTTACTTCCCTGTTTTCTGGCCTGGCGACGATTGTAGGGATTATCATTATGATGCTGTCGCTCAATGCCAAGATTGGCCTGATTGTGATCGTTTTGACGCCCATTTCAGTACTTGTTTCTTCCTTGATTGCCAACCGAACCTACCGTTATTTTCAAGAGCAAGTGGCCTTGCGCGGTGAATTAGGGGCCTACATGGATGAAATGGCCAACAACCAATACTTGGTAAAGAGTTTCACCTATGAAGAGCGGAGCCAAGAACGTTTTGATGCCATCAACCAGCGCTTGCATGAGAGTGGGGTAATTTCTCAATTTTACGGGGCCTTGATTAATCCTACTGCCCGGCTTTTAAATGCCATGGTTTATGCAGCAGTGGGGCTTTATGGCGCCTTTGCGGTAGTCAATGGTCAGCTAACTGTGGGACTTTATTCCTCGTTTCTCACCTATGCCAACCAATATACCCAGCCCTTTAATGAAATTTCAGCCGTCATTAACGAAATGCAAACGGCTCTAGCAGCTGCTCAGCGTATTTTTGACTTTTTAAACCAGGCGGATGCTGAGTCTGAGGGAGATCCAGTGGTTCTCAGCGACTGTCAGGGTCAAGTAACCATTCAAGATCTTTACTTTTCCTATGATCCTAATCACCCCTTGATTGAAGACTTCACTTGTCATGTCAAAGCAGGGGATACCGTGGCCATTGTAGGGCCAACCGGAGCCGGAAAAACTACCCTAATCAACTTGTTAATGCGCTTCTATGAACCCGACGCTGGACAGATTCTCATTGATAACATTGATACCCAGGACATGCCTAGGAACCAAGTCCGCCAATTGTTTGGTATGGTTCTCCAAGATGCCTGGATTTTCCAAGGGACTGTGGCTGAAAATATTGCTTACGGCAAGGCAGAGGCCAGTCAAGAAGAAATTATCCAAGCAGCCCAGGCGGCGAGTTTACACCGCTTAATTGAACAAATGCCAGAGGGCTACAACACCATACTGGAAGAGGGCGGGGCCAATATTTCCACGGGGCAAAAGCAGTTGATTTGTATTGCCCGGATCCTCCTGACTGATCCTGACATGTTAATTCTCGATGAAGCGACGAGTTCCATCGATACCGTTACGGAACAGGCTGTCCAAGCGGCCTTCGATAAACTGATGGAAGGGCGGACCAGTTTTGTTGTCGCCCACCGGCTGTCAACCATTCAAGAAGCCGATACAATCTTAGTTCTTGACCAAGGACAGGTGGTGGAACAAGGGCGGCATGAAGAATTACTTGATAAACACGGTTTTTATTACAACTTATACAATAGTCAATTCGATCGTCAGACTTAA
- a CDS encoding ABC transporter permease translates to MFLAYKEIIHSKVRYLLITGLLFLIAYLVFFLTGLSYGLAQDNRLAVDAWSADQIVLASDSNHVLGKSNFEADLANEITADQKALFSEMPGVVKLDEEGEKINVALFGIQGEEFLKPDIVAGKMFDAPGQGVVDISMKDQYGLELGDSLQVANMDHPIKVVGFTKNQRFSVAPVVFTSLEDLKEIRYSGLGQIPEKDFINAIIIRGQAHYVPEDLEAISIEDFIQDIPGYRAQVVTFNFMIGFLIVIAAVVVGIFIYVLTMQKAPIFGVMKAQGIATSYIAKSVLGQSFLLASLGVAFALLATLASAYLLPAAVPFALTWEYFLLVGILIIIAAVMAALFSVRAIAKVDPLEAMA, encoded by the coding sequence ATGTTTTTAGCTTATAAAGAAATTATACATAGCAAGGTCCGCTACTTATTAATTACGGGACTCTTGTTTTTAATTGCTTACTTGGTTTTCTTTTTAACCGGATTGTCATATGGGTTGGCCCAAGATAACCGTCTAGCCGTGGATGCTTGGTCAGCTGATCAAATTGTATTGGCAAGCGACAGTAACCATGTCTTGGGAAAATCAAATTTTGAAGCAGATTTAGCCAATGAAATTACTGCCGACCAAAAGGCACTCTTTTCGGAAATGCCGGGAGTGGTCAAATTGGATGAGGAGGGTGAGAAGATTAACGTTGCCTTATTTGGGATTCAAGGGGAAGAATTTCTCAAACCGGATATTGTTGCCGGAAAGATGTTTGATGCCCCTGGTCAAGGGGTGGTTGATATAAGTATGAAAGACCAATATGGCCTGGAACTTGGCGATAGTCTGCAAGTAGCTAATATGGACCACCCTATTAAAGTTGTTGGCTTTACTAAAAATCAACGCTTTTCTGTCGCTCCGGTTGTCTTTACTAGCTTAGAAGACCTTAAAGAGATTCGCTACAGTGGCCTAGGGCAAATACCGGAGAAAGATTTTATTAATGCCATCATAATTCGTGGCCAAGCCCACTATGTTCCTGAGGACTTGGAGGCCATAAGTATTGAAGACTTTATTCAAGATATTCCCGGTTACCGGGCTCAGGTGGTGACTTTTAACTTTATGATTGGTTTTCTGATTGTGATTGCAGCTGTGGTGGTTGGCATATTTATCTATGTCCTAACCATGCAAAAGGCGCCAATCTTTGGCGTTATGAAGGCCCAAGGCATTGCAACCAGCTATATTGCTAAGTCGGTTCTTGGCCAAAGTTTCCTCTTAGCCAGTCTTGGGGTGGCTTTCGCCTTGCTGGCAACTTTGGCTTCTGCTTATTTACTGCCAGCAGCGGTGCCCTTTGCTTTAACTTGGGAGTATTTCCTCCTAGTGGGCATTTTAATCATCATTGCAGCGGTCATGGCGGCTCTATTCTCAGTCAGAGCCATTGCTAAGGTTGACCCTCTCGAAGCCATGGCCTAA
- a CDS encoding cation:proton antiporter domain-containing protein gives MLLLSFAYIFIFGLLVDCICRAFKIPSLVGFLFLGIVLGPYAFNLLDPTILDLSADLRQVALIIILTRAGLSLDVRGLIKVGRPALLMCFLPATFEIIATSLLAPRILGISQADAMVLGTVLGAVSPAVVVPKMLNLIEKGYGTEKQIPQIILAGSSADDIYVLVLFSSFLSVAQGGSFQVTQLLTIPLSIILGLLIGGLLGAGLNSLFDRFALSTAKQLILLLSLSFVLVSVEKILPAIPFSGILAVMAMGLVINRLDSEKAVDLGQYYNKLWIPGEILLFVLVGASVNISYAFQAGWQPVLLIALVLIFRSMGVLLSLAKTHLSLKERLFSVIAYLPKATVQAAIGGVPLAMGLGTGEIILTVSVVAILITAPLGAFGIDLTYQRLLEKEVK, from the coding sequence ATGTTACTGTTAAGTTTTGCCTATATTTTTATTTTTGGTCTCCTGGTAGACTGCATCTGTAGGGCCTTTAAGATTCCAAGTTTGGTTGGTTTTCTATTTTTAGGGATAGTATTAGGACCCTATGCTTTCAATTTATTGGATCCGACCATCTTAGACCTTTCTGCTGATTTAAGACAGGTGGCCCTAATTATTATTCTTACCCGGGCCGGCTTATCATTGGATGTGCGCGGTCTTATCAAGGTCGGCAGGCCAGCGCTCTTGATGTGTTTTCTACCCGCAACCTTTGAAATCATAGCCACGAGTCTTTTAGCTCCAAGGATCCTAGGCATTAGTCAAGCAGATGCCATGGTTTTAGGGACAGTATTGGGAGCTGTATCACCAGCAGTGGTAGTTCCTAAAATGTTGAATTTGATTGAAAAAGGCTATGGGACCGAAAAGCAAATCCCACAAATTATCCTAGCCGGGTCGTCAGCTGATGATATCTATGTCTTGGTTCTCTTTTCTTCCTTCTTATCTGTCGCTCAAGGAGGAAGTTTCCAAGTCACCCAACTTCTGACTATCCCGCTTTCTATTATTCTAGGGCTCTTAATCGGTGGGCTTTTGGGAGCTGGCTTAAATAGCCTCTTTGATCGTTTTGCCTTGAGCACTGCCAAGCAATTAATCTTACTCTTATCCCTATCCTTTGTTTTGGTATCGGTGGAGAAAATCCTGCCAGCTATCCCATTCTCAGGAATATTAGCGGTAATGGCTATGGGGCTTGTGATCAATCGTCTAGACTCAGAAAAGGCGGTCGATCTCGGCCAATACTATAATAAATTATGGATTCCTGGTGAAATTTTGCTCTTTGTCTTAGTGGGCGCCTCTGTCAATATTTCCTATGCCTTTCAAGCAGGTTGGCAACCGGTCCTCTTGATTGCTCTAGTCTTAATCTTCCGGTCAATGGGTGTCCTACTTTCCCTAGCTAAGACTCATCTTAGTCTTAAAGAACGCTTATTTTCAGTGATTGCCTACTTGCCTAAAGCAACGGTTCAAGCAGCAATCGGTGGAGTTCCATTGGCGATGGGACTAGGAACCGGTGAAATTATATTAACGGTTTCGGTAGTTGCCATCTTAATTACTGCACCCTTAGGGGCCTTTGGAATTGACCTGACTTATCAAAGACTCTTAGAAAAAGAAGTGAAATAA
- a CDS encoding ABC transporter ATP-binding protein, translating into MRVKDVILENKGKEILAFSAKLIEAVLELMVPYVMADLINKGINPGNTTYIWQRGLLLVLLPFLGYCFALVCQWYASVTMQTVGTRLRSALFDQVNQLTLNQLNQVGADSLVTRVTNDTNNIQEAVARALRLASRSPVIVIGSIIMAYLISPQLSPIFIIAGFILGLAFTGITLNSNRRYQGIQHGLDRLSQVVRENLNGIRVIRAFVNQKTEIHRFQKENDHLVDQQIRVGQVQALATPISLSVVNIAIGLILYFGGCLVNNAYLMQGEIIALTSYMTSIFLALSVLVRLLVVLSRGFASARRIDDFLALPVAGEEQSASDKNSKNDLAQSTGPLEITFDQVNFSYSDRPLLSDLSFQIHAGEFIGIIGGTAAGKTSLVNLILAFNQKQNGDIMINGQAIESLSLKSLRQAIALVPQKAVLFKGSLRDNLKMDQPAISDADLWQALEDAQAADFIKQAQGLDTPVDQGGMNFSGGQRQRLTIARALAQPSRAIILDDAVSALDFATEGRLRQVLLEKEQTLIMVSQRISSILHADKILVLDHGELVGFASHEELLATCPTYQKIYASQYPKSNGKGEA; encoded by the coding sequence ATGCGAGTTAAAGATGTGATATTAGAAAATAAGGGAAAAGAAATATTAGCTTTTTCCGCCAAGCTGATTGAAGCGGTCCTAGAGCTAATGGTTCCTTATGTTATGGCTGATTTGATTAATAAGGGGATTAATCCTGGCAATACGACCTATATTTGGCAGCGGGGCTTGCTTTTAGTGCTTTTGCCATTCTTAGGTTATTGTTTTGCCTTAGTGTGTCAGTGGTACGCTTCAGTGACTATGCAGACAGTAGGAACTCGATTAAGGTCGGCACTCTTTGACCAAGTTAACCAGTTGACCTTAAATCAGCTCAACCAGGTGGGAGCGGATTCCTTAGTTACCCGGGTAACCAATGACACCAATAATATTCAAGAAGCAGTGGCCAGAGCGTTACGCCTAGCCTCGCGTTCACCGGTGATTGTCATCGGGTCCATTATTATGGCTTATCTGATTAGTCCCCAGTTGTCTCCCATTTTTATTATTGCTGGCTTTATTTTGGGCCTAGCCTTTACAGGGATTACCCTCAATTCAAACCGTCGTTATCAAGGCATCCAGCATGGCTTAGACCGCTTGAGCCAAGTGGTCCGTGAAAATCTCAATGGGATTCGAGTCATCCGGGCCTTTGTTAACCAAAAAACAGAGATCCACCGCTTCCAGAAAGAAAATGACCACTTAGTCGACCAACAAATTCGGGTAGGCCAGGTCCAAGCGCTGGCGACACCCATTTCTTTATCGGTGGTTAATATTGCTATCGGACTGATTCTCTATTTTGGGGGCTGCTTAGTGAATAATGCTTATTTAATGCAGGGAGAAATTATCGCTTTAACTTCCTATATGACTAGTATCTTCTTAGCCTTGAGTGTTTTAGTGCGCTTACTAGTGGTCTTAAGCCGAGGCTTCGCTTCTGCCCGCCGGATTGATGACTTTTTAGCCTTGCCGGTAGCAGGTGAAGAACAGTCTGCTTCGGATAAAAACAGCAAAAACGACCTGGCACAATCCACCGGGCCTTTAGAAATCACTTTTGACCAGGTGAATTTTTCTTACAGTGACCGGCCTCTCCTAAGCGACCTAAGCTTTCAAATTCATGCTGGTGAATTTATCGGTATTATTGGAGGTACTGCAGCAGGCAAAACGAGCTTGGTTAACTTGATCTTAGCCTTCAACCAAAAGCAAAATGGGGACATCATGATTAACGGACAAGCGATCGAAAGTCTCTCTTTAAAAAGTTTACGCCAAGCCATTGCCTTGGTTCCTCAAAAGGCAGTCCTCTTCAAGGGAAGCTTGCGAGATAACTTGAAGATGGACCAGCCAGCTATCTCTGACGCTGACTTGTGGCAGGCCTTAGAAGATGCTCAAGCGGCTGACTTTATCAAGCAGGCCCAGGGGCTGGATACTCCGGTTGACCAAGGTGGGATGAATTTTTCTGGGGGGCAGCGGCAAAGGCTAACTATTGCCCGAGCCCTGGCCCAACCCAGCCGGGCGATTATCTTAGATGATGCGGTATCGGCCTTAGACTTTGCAACTGAAGGGCGCTTACGACAAGTGCTTTTGGAAAAAGAACAGACCCTCATCATGGTTTCCCAACGGATTTCCTCGATTTTACATGCCGATAAAATATTAGTCTTAGACCATGGGGAATTAGTTGGCTTTGCTAGCCATGAAGAGCTCTTAGCGACTTGCCCAACTTACCAAAAAATATACGCTAGCCAATATCCAAAAAGTAACGGAAAGGGGGAAGCCTAG
- a CDS encoding YkvI family membrane protein, with protein MKSGRFMRLITIALAYVGVIVGAGFASGQEAFQYYVAFGREGIYALILSCFFFAMGGYLLLVYGFRYSAEDHRIVFDKISSPIIAKLIDPAINLSLFLIGFVMIAGAGTNLKLIFSLPTWVGSILLTVLLILTAFLDTTKVTQLIGAITPFVLILIIGASIYTLIASPIPFSESLDLAQKAETSLPNWWVSAINYTSLGIMTCVSMAIVIGGNQESSFEAGLGGILGGLVTTLLQAAAYITIVGNIQRLDTNEMPMLMVLDDIHPLLGAVMGVVVFGMIFNTAIGMFYPLAKRFSYNQPQRVPKLMIPMVLVGLGLSAFGFTRLVSYVYPFIGYLGVFVFLLLLVQFIRHRDDILHGKVDLDQSKD; from the coding sequence ATGAAGTCAGGACGTTTCATGCGTTTAATTACCATTGCCTTGGCTTATGTCGGGGTGATTGTCGGAGCCGGATTTGCTAGTGGGCAAGAAGCCTTTCAATATTATGTTGCCTTTGGTCGTGAAGGTATTTATGCTTTAATCTTATCTTGCTTTTTCTTTGCTATGGGCGGCTATTTACTTTTAGTCTATGGTTTTCGTTATTCAGCTGAGGACCACCGCATTGTTTTTGACAAAATTTCCAGCCCTATCATTGCTAAATTGATTGACCCTGCTATCAATTTATCCTTATTTTTAATTGGTTTTGTAATGATTGCCGGAGCGGGTACTAACTTAAAACTGATCTTCTCCTTGCCCACCTGGGTAGGCAGCATTTTATTGACAGTATTACTAATTTTAACCGCCTTTTTGGATACCACCAAGGTCACTCAATTAATCGGTGCCATTACACCCTTTGTTTTAATCTTAATTATAGGGGCTTCAATCTATACCCTGATAGCTTCCCCTATCCCCTTCTCTGAATCCTTGGACCTGGCCCAAAAAGCAGAAACCTCCCTCCCCAATTGGTGGGTATCTGCCATTAATTATACTTCACTAGGGATCATGACCTGCGTTTCCATGGCCATTGTGATTGGGGGTAACCAAGAATCTTCCTTTGAAGCAGGTCTAGGTGGCATACTCGGCGGACTCGTGACAACACTCTTACAAGCAGCAGCTTATATTACCATTGTAGGTAATATTCAACGCTTGGATACTAATGAAATGCCCATGCTTATGGTCCTCGATGATATCCATCCCCTGCTGGGCGCTGTAATGGGTGTGGTGGTCTTTGGAATGATCTTCAACACCGCTATCGGCATGTTTTATCCTTTAGCCAAACGCTTCTCCTATAACCAACCTCAGCGGGTCCCCAAGCTAATGATTCCAATGGTTCTCGTGGGACTGGGACTTTCTGCTTTCGGATTTACCCGTTTGGTCTCCTATGTTTATCCTTTTATCGGTTACTTGGGTGTCTTCGTTTTCTTGCTCCTCCTAGTTCAATTTATCCGTCACCGGGACGATATTCTCCACGGAAAAGTTGATTTAGATCAGTCTAAAGACTAA
- a CDS encoding ABC transporter ATP-binding protein yields MKAIELIHVSKSFQDGDQIIEALKPTDFSVNDGEFVAIVGPSGSGKSTFLTLSGGLQSPSQGEVRVKGQAFSTLKEKDRAKRRFQEIGFILQASNLIPYLTVKDQLRLVDKIQGHSHAAYAQDLFQELGVDHLLNKYPADLSGGERQRVAIARALYPDPTIILADEPTASLDSQRAFEVVNILARESKGKNKAIIMVTHDTRLIQHCDRVFEMRDGVLKESR; encoded by the coding sequence ATGAAAGCCATTGAATTAATCCATGTTTCTAAATCCTTTCAAGACGGCGATCAAATAATTGAAGCTTTAAAGCCAACTGATTTTTCCGTGAATGATGGGGAATTTGTCGCCATTGTGGGGCCTTCAGGTTCTGGAAAATCGACCTTTCTAACCCTGAGTGGAGGCTTGCAAAGTCCTAGCCAAGGTGAAGTAAGGGTGAAGGGCCAAGCCTTTTCCACTTTAAAGGAAAAGGACAGGGCAAAGCGCCGTTTCCAGGAAATTGGCTTTATCTTACAAGCTTCTAACTTAATTCCCTATTTAACGGTTAAAGATCAATTACGCTTAGTCGATAAAATCCAAGGCCACAGTCATGCAGCCTATGCCCAAGACCTATTCCAAGAACTGGGAGTGGACCACTTATTAAATAAGTATCCAGCAGACTTGTCAGGCGGGGAACGGCAAAGGGTAGCTATTGCTCGGGCTCTCTATCCTGACCCTACTATCATCCTGGCTGATGAACCAACTGCTTCATTAGATAGTCAAAGGGCTTTTGAAGTGGTTAATATATTAGCTAGAGAGAGTAAGGGAAAAAATAAGGCTATTATAATGGTCACCCATGATACCCGCTTAATCCAACACTGTGATCGGGTTTTTGAAATGCGTGATGGTGTTCTGAAGGAAAGCCGTTAA
- a CDS encoding folate family ECF transporter S component produces MFRKWLPLDVASSRVITGMGLLMALNLLLNQFRLVLGPTLEISFAFIPLAIMGAFYGPIYAGIGAGLCDVIGFVLSPSGFFFPGFTFNAVLAGLIYGFVLFRQGYNLKRILIAKVLTTVSISLFLTPLWLNMMYQSGLFAWARIIRTAVLFPVDLFLLIIIFKMIERSRAVKNMRSQSAH; encoded by the coding sequence ATGTTTAGAAAATGGTTACCTTTAGATGTCGCCTCATCACGGGTGATTACGGGTATGGGTTTATTGATGGCTTTAAACCTCTTACTCAACCAATTCCGTTTAGTTCTAGGACCAACCCTAGAAATCAGTTTTGCCTTTATACCATTAGCTATTATGGGGGCTTTTTACGGACCTATCTATGCAGGAATTGGCGCTGGTTTATGTGATGTGATTGGTTTTGTTCTGAGTCCAAGTGGCTTTTTCTTTCCTGGTTTTACCTTCAATGCGGTCTTAGCCGGTTTGATTTATGGCTTTGTCCTATTCCGTCAAGGCTATAACTTGAAACGAATTCTAATCGCTAAAGTCTTGACTACGGTATCGATCTCATTATTCTTAACGCCTTTATGGCTCAATATGATGTACCAGTCCGGTTTATTTGCCTGGGCTAGAATCATTCGTACAGCGGTACTATTTCCAGTAGATTTATTTCTTCTGATTATTATTTTCAAGATGATCGAAAGAAGTCGGGCCGTCAAGAACATGCGCAGCCAAAGTGCCCATTAA
- a CDS encoding C1 family peptidase gives MINQELIQQFHEKYHSDPKNSASEHAIREVGINKASVNYQVRQEHDFKFSEETKRGKITNQKQSGRCWMFAALNTARVSTMEKLNLETFEFSQSYTLFWDKLEKANFFLTSIIDTVDEAQDSRLVWHLLQTPCEDGGQWEMFADILKKYGSVPKEVMPETFHSSNTHLLDEVLETKLREFAARLRQMHEAGKSKADLEAKRDEQLYFIYNVLVKALGEVPSQFTYQYRDKDDQFHRIEDITPQEFFQKYTNLEVNDMVSLLNAPTADKPYHKTYTVDYLGSIVEGEPIKYLNVPIEALKDAAIKAIKDGYPVWFGSDVGKMSERELGLMDTKMYRYQDTLGENYTLNKAERLDYSVSLLTHAMVLVGVNLDKEGKPTHWKVENSWGKKVGDEGIFSMSDDWFDEYTFQITVPSRYVDEKLLEEYQQEPVHLKPWDPMGSLAKVH, from the coding sequence ATGATTAATCAAGAATTAATTCAACAATTCCATGAAAAATATCATTCTGACCCTAAAAATAGTGCCAGTGAACACGCCATCCGTGAAGTCGGCATTAACAAGGCCAGTGTCAATTATCAAGTTCGCCAAGAACATGACTTTAAATTCTCTGAAGAAACCAAACGTGGTAAGATCACTAACCAAAAACAAAGTGGTCGCTGCTGGATGTTCGCAGCCCTAAATACTGCCCGGGTTTCCACCATGGAAAAATTAAACCTAGAAACTTTTGAATTCTCCCAATCTTATACTCTATTCTGGGATAAGTTAGAGAAGGCTAATTTCTTCTTAACCAGTATTATTGATACGGTTGATGAAGCCCAAGACTCTCGCTTAGTTTGGCATTTACTCCAAACGCCATGTGAAGATGGGGGCCAATGGGAAATGTTTGCGGATATCTTGAAGAAATATGGTTCCGTGCCAAAAGAAGTCATGCCTGAAACCTTCCATTCTTCTAACACCCATCTCTTGGATGAAGTCTTAGAAACCAAGCTCCGTGAATTTGCGGCCCGTTTACGTCAAATGCATGAAGCTGGCAAATCGAAGGCAGACTTAGAAGCAAAACGTGATGAACAACTTTACTTTATTTATAATGTCTTAGTAAAGGCCTTAGGGGAAGTGCCAAGTCAATTTACCTATCAATACCGTGACAAGGATGACCAATTTCATCGGATTGAAGACATTACCCCACAAGAATTCTTCCAAAAATATACCAATCTCGAGGTGAACGACATGGTCAGTCTCTTAAATGCACCAACTGCTGATAAACCTTACCATAAGACTTATACAGTGGATTATTTAGGGTCAATCGTTGAAGGTGAACCGATTAAGTATCTCAACGTACCTATTGAAGCCCTTAAAGATGCAGCCATCAAAGCTATTAAAGACGGCTATCCAGTTTGGTTTGGTTCAGATGTGGGTAAGATGAGTGAACGTGAACTTGGCTTAATGGATACCAAGATGTACCGCTACCAAGATACCTTGGGTGAAAACTATACCTTAAACAAAGCCGAACGCCTTGACTATAGTGTCAGTCTCCTAACCCATGCCATGGTTTTAGTAGGGGTTAACTTGGATAAGGAAGGCAAACCTACCCATTGGAAAGTTGAAAACTCTTGGGGTAAGAAGGTCGGAGACGAAGGAATCTTCTCCATGTCCGATGATTGGTTCGATGAATATACCTTCCAAATCACCGTTCCTAGCCGCTACGTTGATGAAAAATTATTAGAAGAATACCAACAAGAACCTGTCCACCTAAAACCTTGGGATCCAATGGGCTCTTTGGCTAAAGTTCATTAA